A window from Gemmatimonas sp. UBA7669 encodes these proteins:
- a CDS encoding type IV secretion system DNA-binding domain-containing protein, whose translation MTRPLDLSVPIAVPELADLGLILDRAALGRGVLILGGTGTGKSASLVSPLLRALLAERAVAPVDERSCVVCIDPKRELGATLRAGCADAFEVDGRETSPLDVFAALNRDELDAGEVVDRYMSLSDVSMDSQRDSFWRVGARNLLHDCVSIDLHLARLAGAPNDAHIRRSLFWRGLAGALSAAERIAKAEARVLLAPRRPISRYLLLLRMLARDGGSTVQVPSNATLVQRVITQHAPDLALPALSQLPTLASETSTSLVATCSALVGALSSERVQRALRLDVLPPLRTTRVLSMLDCIRSGRVLLYQPSMTSAEGMTIARAVKAATYDAILAGAACTPDGAVQRLVAIVIDEAHEVLTTTGVSDARFLAVGRAFGSAPILATQSISAVRDRLPVGSHDAVRAIITNMATRVQLATADPDTLHELRALIPPPPIPGPHVLDVRSPSLPGEAVWISSSGVWGIGRVKLRPTTPLP comes from the coding sequence ATGACGCGACCACTCGATCTCTCGGTGCCGATTGCTGTGCCCGAGTTGGCGGACTTGGGGCTCATCCTCGACCGAGCCGCGCTGGGACGCGGGGTTCTCATACTAGGTGGAACTGGGACGGGAAAGAGCGCATCGCTGGTGAGCCCACTGTTGCGCGCGCTGCTTGCCGAGCGAGCGGTCGCACCCGTCGATGAGCGCAGCTGCGTGGTCTGCATTGATCCCAAGCGTGAGCTCGGCGCCACGCTTCGCGCAGGCTGCGCCGATGCGTTCGAAGTCGACGGACGCGAGACTTCACCGCTCGACGTGTTCGCCGCACTGAATCGCGATGAACTCGATGCCGGCGAGGTAGTCGATCGGTATATGTCGCTGAGCGACGTCTCAATGGACTCGCAGCGGGACAGCTTCTGGCGTGTCGGAGCGCGCAACCTGCTGCACGACTGCGTGTCGATTGATCTACACCTCGCACGACTCGCTGGCGCACCGAACGATGCGCACATACGCCGCAGTCTCTTTTGGCGCGGGCTGGCCGGAGCGCTGAGCGCGGCTGAACGCATCGCGAAGGCAGAAGCGCGTGTGCTTCTCGCTCCACGGCGGCCGATCAGCCGGTATCTGCTGCTCCTCCGCATGCTGGCGCGGGACGGAGGATCGACGGTGCAGGTGCCGTCGAACGCGACACTGGTGCAGCGAGTGATCACACAGCACGCGCCCGATTTGGCGCTGCCCGCACTCTCGCAGCTTCCAACCCTCGCGTCGGAAACCAGCACATCGCTCGTGGCGACGTGCAGCGCCTTGGTGGGGGCGCTATCCAGCGAGCGAGTTCAGCGCGCGCTCCGTCTCGATGTGCTCCCGCCCCTGCGAACGACGCGAGTGCTGTCGATGCTGGATTGCATTCGTAGTGGACGGGTGCTGCTGTATCAGCCGTCTATGACGAGCGCGGAGGGCATGACCATCGCTCGTGCCGTGAAGGCGGCCACCTACGATGCCATTCTCGCAGGCGCTGCGTGCACCCCGGATGGGGCAGTGCAGCGACTCGTCGCGATCGTCATCGACGAAGCGCATGAAGTCTTGACGACGACTGGAGTCAGTGACGCCAGGTTTCTCGCTGTTGGACGCGCGTTTGGATCGGCGCCGATTCTGGCGACTCAGTCAATTTCCGCGGTACGCGATCGCCTGCCGGTGGGATCGCACGACGCCGTGCGCGCCATCATCACCAACATGGCGACGAGGGTGCAGTTGGCAACGGCGGATCCCGATACCCTGCATGAGCTACGGGCCTTGATCCCCCCTCCGCCCATCCCGGGACCGCACGTTCTCGATGTTCGCTCGCCGTCTCTCCCGGGCGAGGCAGTCTGGATTTCTTCGTCGGGGGTGTGGGGCATCGGCCGAGTGAAGCTGCGGCCCACGACGCCATTGCCGTGA